In Hyla sarda isolate aHylSar1 chromosome 9, aHylSar1.hap1, whole genome shotgun sequence, the following proteins share a genomic window:
- the SLC25A25 gene encoding mitochondrial adenyl nucleotide antiporter SLC25A25 isoform X4, producing MIQYIRKALGMDLPRVTCQGSEEQNDSEDQIILMMVAPMKDLRQKIVKAGDKDQDGQLDFEEFVHYLRDHEKKLRLVFRSLDKKNDGRIDAQEIMQSLLDLGVNISEQQAEKILKRIRRGHRWGPVTHMDKNGTMTIDWNEWRDYHLLHPAENIPEIILYWKHSTIFDVGENLIVPDEFTVEEKQTGMWWRHLVAGGGAGAVSRTCTAPLDRLKVLMQVHATRHNNMSILGGFTQMIREGGFRSLWRGNGINVVKIAPESAIKFMAYEQIKRLIGSDQETLGIHERLVAGSLAGVIAQSSIYPMEVLKTRMALRKTGQYNGVLHCGKQILLKEGMSAFYKGYVPNMLGIIPYAGIDLAVYETLKNAWLNRYATSSADPGVFVLLACGTISSTCGQLASYPLALVRTRMQAQASIEGAPQVTMSKLFKHIIKTEGAFGLYRGLAPNFMKVIPAVSISYVVYENLKLTLGVTSR from the exons AAAATAGTAAAAGCCGGCGACAAGGACCAGGATGGACAGCTGGACTTTGAGGAGTTTGTACATTACCTCCGCGATCACGAGAAGAAACTGCGCTTGGTCTTCCGTAGCCTGGACAAGAAGAATGATG GAAGGATTGATGCCCAGGAAATAATGCAGTCTCTCCTAGACCTCGGTGTGAACATCTCCGAGCAGCAGGCCGAGAAAATCCTGAAGAG AATTAGGAGGGGCCACCGCTGGGGTCCTGTCACCCA CATGGATAAGAATGGTACGATGACAATAGACTGGAATGAGTGGCGGGATTATCACCTCTTGCACCCTGCAGAGAACATTCCGGAAATCATCCTTTATTGGAAGCATTCTACG ATCTTTGATGTTGGAGAAAATCTGATCGTCCCAGATGAGTTCACAGTGGAAGAGAAGCAAACCGGGATGTGGTGGAGGCATCTAGTCGCTGGCGGTGGAGCAGGCGCGGTCTCTCGTACATGCACGGCGCCCCTTGATCGATTGAAAGTCCTCATGCAG GTCCACGCTACCCGTCACAACAACATGTCTATCCTGGGGGGCTTCACGCAGATGATCCGCGAGGGAGGTTTCCGCTCTCTGTGGAGAGGGAACGGCATCAACGTGGTCAAAATCGCGCCAGAATCTGCTATTAAGTTCATGGCTTATGAACAG ATTAAACGCCTCATAGGCAGCGACCAGGAAACCCTGGGAATCCATGAGCGACTAGTAGCCGGATCTCTTGCCGGTGTCATTGCTCAAAGCAGCATCTATCCCATGGAG GTTCTTAAAACACGGATGGCTCTGCGCAAGACCGGTCAATACAACGGGGTGTTACATTGCGGGAAACAAATCTTACTGAAAGAAGGGATGTCTGCCTTTTACAAAGGATACGTCCCCAATATGCTGGGGATTATTCCCTACGCTGGCATTGACTTGGCCGTGTATGAG ACCCTGAAGAACGCCTGGCTGAACAGATACGCCACAAGTAGTGCTGACCCGGGAGTATTTGTATTACTGGCTTGTGGGACGATATCCAGTACATGTGGGCAGCTCGCCAGCTATCCCTTAGCGTTGGTCAGGACACGCATGCAAGCACAAG CCTCTATTGAAGGAGCACCGCAGGTGACCATGAGCAAGCTCTTTAAGCACATTATAAAGACAGAAGGAGCATTCGGACTCTATCGGGGTCTGGCCCCCAATTTCATGAAGGTGATCCCCGCGGTCAGCATCAGTTATGTGGTGTACGAGAACCTAAAACTCACGCTCGGGGTGACCTCTCGGTGA
- the SLC25A25 gene encoding mitochondrial adenyl nucleotide antiporter SLC25A25 isoform X3: MLCLSLYVPVLDQSPAEFQYFESDGLPSELKSIFSLSVLIPSQEVSTYRTWRQKIVKAGDKDQDGQLDFEEFVHYLRDHEKKLRLVFRSLDKKNDGRIDAQEIMQSLLDLGVNISEQQAEKILKRIRRGHRWGPVTHMDKNGTMTIDWNEWRDYHLLHPAENIPEIILYWKHSTIFDVGENLIVPDEFTVEEKQTGMWWRHLVAGGGAGAVSRTCTAPLDRLKVLMQVHATRHNNMSILGGFTQMIREGGFRSLWRGNGINVVKIAPESAIKFMAYEQIKRLIGSDQETLGIHERLVAGSLAGVIAQSSIYPMEVLKTRMALRKTGQYNGVLHCGKQILLKEGMSAFYKGYVPNMLGIIPYAGIDLAVYETLKNAWLNRYATSSADPGVFVLLACGTISSTCGQLASYPLALVRTRMQAQASIEGAPQVTMSKLFKHIIKTEGAFGLYRGLAPNFMKVIPAVSISYVVYENLKLTLGVTSR, translated from the exons ATGCTTTGCCTCAGCTTATACGTGCCCGTGCTGGATCAGTCGCCGGCAGAGTTTCAGTACTTTGAATCGGATGGGCTCCCGTCAGAGCTGAAATCTATCTTTAGTTTAAGTGTCCTGATTCCATCTCAGGAAGTCTCTACCTACCGTACGTGGAGGCAG AAAATAGTAAAAGCCGGCGACAAGGACCAGGATGGACAGCTGGACTTTGAGGAGTTTGTACATTACCTCCGCGATCACGAGAAGAAACTGCGCTTGGTCTTCCGTAGCCTGGACAAGAAGAATGATG GAAGGATTGATGCCCAGGAAATAATGCAGTCTCTCCTAGACCTCGGTGTGAACATCTCCGAGCAGCAGGCCGAGAAAATCCTGAAGAG AATTAGGAGGGGCCACCGCTGGGGTCCTGTCACCCA CATGGATAAGAATGGTACGATGACAATAGACTGGAATGAGTGGCGGGATTATCACCTCTTGCACCCTGCAGAGAACATTCCGGAAATCATCCTTTATTGGAAGCATTCTACG ATCTTTGATGTTGGAGAAAATCTGATCGTCCCAGATGAGTTCACAGTGGAAGAGAAGCAAACCGGGATGTGGTGGAGGCATCTAGTCGCTGGCGGTGGAGCAGGCGCGGTCTCTCGTACATGCACGGCGCCCCTTGATCGATTGAAAGTCCTCATGCAG GTCCACGCTACCCGTCACAACAACATGTCTATCCTGGGGGGCTTCACGCAGATGATCCGCGAGGGAGGTTTCCGCTCTCTGTGGAGAGGGAACGGCATCAACGTGGTCAAAATCGCGCCAGAATCTGCTATTAAGTTCATGGCTTATGAACAG ATTAAACGCCTCATAGGCAGCGACCAGGAAACCCTGGGAATCCATGAGCGACTAGTAGCCGGATCTCTTGCCGGTGTCATTGCTCAAAGCAGCATCTATCCCATGGAG GTTCTTAAAACACGGATGGCTCTGCGCAAGACCGGTCAATACAACGGGGTGTTACATTGCGGGAAACAAATCTTACTGAAAGAAGGGATGTCTGCCTTTTACAAAGGATACGTCCCCAATATGCTGGGGATTATTCCCTACGCTGGCATTGACTTGGCCGTGTATGAG ACCCTGAAGAACGCCTGGCTGAACAGATACGCCACAAGTAGTGCTGACCCGGGAGTATTTGTATTACTGGCTTGTGGGACGATATCCAGTACATGTGGGCAGCTCGCCAGCTATCCCTTAGCGTTGGTCAGGACACGCATGCAAGCACAAG CCTCTATTGAAGGAGCACCGCAGGTGACCATGAGCAAGCTCTTTAAGCACATTATAAAGACAGAAGGAGCATTCGGACTCTATCGGGGTCTGGCCCCCAATTTCATGAAGGTGATCCCCGCGGTCAGCATCAGTTATGTGGTGTACGAGAACCTAAAACTCACGCTCGGGGTGACCTCTCGGTGA
- the SLC25A25 gene encoding mitochondrial adenyl nucleotide antiporter SLC25A25 isoform X5, translating into MLCLSLYVPVLDQSPAEFQYFESDGLPSELKSIFSLSVLIPSQEVSTYRTWRQKIVKAGDKDQDGQLDFEEFVHYLRDHEKKLRLVFRSLDKKNDGRIDAQEIMQSLLDLGVNISEQQAEKILKSMDKNGTMTIDWNEWRDYHLLHPAENIPEIILYWKHSTIFDVGENLIVPDEFTVEEKQTGMWWRHLVAGGGAGAVSRTCTAPLDRLKVLMQVHATRHNNMSILGGFTQMIREGGFRSLWRGNGINVVKIAPESAIKFMAYEQIKRLIGSDQETLGIHERLVAGSLAGVIAQSSIYPMEVLKTRMALRKTGQYNGVLHCGKQILLKEGMSAFYKGYVPNMLGIIPYAGIDLAVYETLKNAWLNRYATSSADPGVFVLLACGTISSTCGQLASYPLALVRTRMQAQASIEGAPQVTMSKLFKHIIKTEGAFGLYRGLAPNFMKVIPAVSISYVVYENLKLTLGVTSR; encoded by the exons ATGCTTTGCCTCAGCTTATACGTGCCCGTGCTGGATCAGTCGCCGGCAGAGTTTCAGTACTTTGAATCGGATGGGCTCCCGTCAGAGCTGAAATCTATCTTTAGTTTAAGTGTCCTGATTCCATCTCAGGAAGTCTCTACCTACCGTACGTGGAGGCAG AAAATAGTAAAAGCCGGCGACAAGGACCAGGATGGACAGCTGGACTTTGAGGAGTTTGTACATTACCTCCGCGATCACGAGAAGAAACTGCGCTTGGTCTTCCGTAGCCTGGACAAGAAGAATGATG GAAGGATTGATGCCCAGGAAATAATGCAGTCTCTCCTAGACCTCGGTGTGAACATCTCCGAGCAGCAGGCCGAGAAAATCCTGAAGAG CATGGATAAGAATGGTACGATGACAATAGACTGGAATGAGTGGCGGGATTATCACCTCTTGCACCCTGCAGAGAACATTCCGGAAATCATCCTTTATTGGAAGCATTCTACG ATCTTTGATGTTGGAGAAAATCTGATCGTCCCAGATGAGTTCACAGTGGAAGAGAAGCAAACCGGGATGTGGTGGAGGCATCTAGTCGCTGGCGGTGGAGCAGGCGCGGTCTCTCGTACATGCACGGCGCCCCTTGATCGATTGAAAGTCCTCATGCAG GTCCACGCTACCCGTCACAACAACATGTCTATCCTGGGGGGCTTCACGCAGATGATCCGCGAGGGAGGTTTCCGCTCTCTGTGGAGAGGGAACGGCATCAACGTGGTCAAAATCGCGCCAGAATCTGCTATTAAGTTCATGGCTTATGAACAG ATTAAACGCCTCATAGGCAGCGACCAGGAAACCCTGGGAATCCATGAGCGACTAGTAGCCGGATCTCTTGCCGGTGTCATTGCTCAAAGCAGCATCTATCCCATGGAG GTTCTTAAAACACGGATGGCTCTGCGCAAGACCGGTCAATACAACGGGGTGTTACATTGCGGGAAACAAATCTTACTGAAAGAAGGGATGTCTGCCTTTTACAAAGGATACGTCCCCAATATGCTGGGGATTATTCCCTACGCTGGCATTGACTTGGCCGTGTATGAG ACCCTGAAGAACGCCTGGCTGAACAGATACGCCACAAGTAGTGCTGACCCGGGAGTATTTGTATTACTGGCTTGTGGGACGATATCCAGTACATGTGGGCAGCTCGCCAGCTATCCCTTAGCGTTGGTCAGGACACGCATGCAAGCACAAG CCTCTATTGAAGGAGCACCGCAGGTGACCATGAGCAAGCTCTTTAAGCACATTATAAAGACAGAAGGAGCATTCGGACTCTATCGGGGTCTGGCCCCCAATTTCATGAAGGTGATCCCCGCGGTCAGCATCAGTTATGTGGTGTACGAGAACCTAAAACTCACGCTCGGGGTGACCTCTCGGTGA